A genomic region of Anopheles coustani chromosome 3, idAnoCousDA_361_x.2, whole genome shotgun sequence contains the following coding sequences:
- the LOC131259653 gene encoding soluble guanylate cyclase 89Db-like → MYGMLLESVQHFVQLEYGEFVWRQALLTTGCKNTVFNTHQLYPDSLIPDLAAALSAITGKPFDEFMIFFGRCFVRFFSNFGYDELIKATGRYFCDFLHSVDNIHLQMRFTYRKMKSPSMQLTEVDEHGAVLVYRSTRTGFSKYLRGQLLEIAKQLYGMDVSIKVLESQNDNPGGTSGPISIQGGLKTVIVKYRLDFDNREYMQRRVHIKAHPSQLQLTPVNSLLLLNLFPFALILNEEMKITAVGEKLIESWMLNNANRSPTELIGAKVTEHFKLRRPSGITFTWENIKRLQTVLFEIQLLKGSSAKGAKDPAKSIEYQPTPSQTERTTAPEDASKLMSSIPRRGSQGLRSILLKGEMRYIKDINSLVFLCSPLINNLEELREMGLYLNDLNPHGLSREMVFSGFSHYSRLDLMCEREEQRAEELETSLALADSWKRQGDELLYSMIPRSIAERLREGQNPHETCQSFEEVTVLFAEVQETITGDDSIKYAMTTVNTLNAAFSAFDELINSPMAYKVETVGKVYMAVSGAPDINPFHAQHMADLALDMLHSIRELNLPGVGVKIGFHSGPIVAGIVGLKVPRYCLFGDTVNTASRMESSGDTDRIQVSGYTAQKLKKIGYALSYRGKVAVKGKGDMETFWLEGAPSKQK, encoded by the exons CTCGAATATGGGGAATTTGTTTGGCGCCAAGCGTTGCTCACCACTGGATGCAAAAATACTGTCTTCAATACACATCAG CTTTATCCCGACAGCTTGATTCCAGATCTTGCGGCGGCGCTTTCCGCCATTACCGGAAAACCTTTCGATGAGTTTATGATTTTCTTCGGACGATGCTTTGTGCGTTTCTTCAGCAACTTTGGCTACGACGAGCTGATCAAGGCCACCGGGCGTTACTTCTGCGACTTTCTGCACTCGGTCGACAACATTCATCTGCAGATGCGTTTCACATATCGTAAGATGAAGAGTCCTTCGATGCAGTTGACCGAGGTGGACGAACATGGCGCGGTTCTAGTCTACCGGAGCACGCGCACAGGTTTCTCGAAGTATCTGCGTGGACAGCTGCTAGAAATAGCGAAACAGCTGTACGGGATGGACGTCAGCATAAAGGTGCTGGAAAGTCAGAACGATAATCCAGGAGGAACGTCTGGGCCTATCTCCATACAGGGCGGTCTGAAGACGGTCATCGTGAAGTATCGTTTGGACTTTGATAATCGAGAATAT ATGCAACGGCGTGTACACATCAAGGCGCACCCGTCACAACTACAGCTGACGCCCGTTAACAGTCTGTTACTGCTGAATCTCTTCCCATTCGCACTCATACTTAACGAAGAAATGAAGATCACCGCCGTTGGCGAGAAGCTGATCGAGTCTTGGATGCTCAACAATGCTAACCGTTCGCCGACGGAGCTTATTGGGGCAAAAGTTACGGAACACTTCAAGCTGCGCCGTCCCAGTGGAATTACCTTCACTTGGGAGAAT ATTAAAAGACTTCAGACCGTTCTGTTTGAGATACAGTTGCTAAAGGGATCATCGGCCAAGGGTGCGAAAGATCCGGCAAAATCGATTGAATACCAGCCGACACCGAGTCAGACGGAACGGACCACCGCCCCTGAAGACGCTTCTAAGCTGATGTCATCTATTCCACGACGGGGATCGCAGGGTCTAAGAAGTATTTTGCTCAAGGGAGAAATGCGCTacatcaaagacataaactcACTCGTTTTTCTATGCAGCCCTCT AATCAACAACTTAGAGGAGCTGCGTGAAATGGGTCTCTACTTAAACGATCTGAACCCTCACGGGTTGAGTCGGGAGATGGTGTTCTCCGGATTTTCACACTACTCTCGGCTGGACTTGATGTGTGAACGGGAGGAACAGCGTGCGGAAGAACTTGAAACTTCACTAGCGCTGGCCGACTCGTGGAAGCGCCAGGGCGACGAACTGTTGTACTCCATGATCCCACGCTCCATAGCGGAGCGGCTACGCGAGGGCCAGAACCCGCACGAGACTTGCCAGAGTTTCGAAGAGGTGACGGTGCTTTTCGCAGAGGTCCAGGAGACGATCACGGGCGACGATTCGATAAAGTATGCCATGACAACGGTCAACACGCTCAACGCCGCATTTAGCGCGTTCGATGAGTTGATAAATTCGCCTATGGCCTACAAGGTGGAGACGGTCGGGAAGGTGTACATGGCAGTGAGTGGGGCGCCTGACATTAATCCTTTCCACGCGCAGCACATGGCAGACTTGGCACTGGATATGCTACACAGCATTCGGGAGCTAAATCTTCCGGGTGTTGGCGTGAAGATAGGCTTCCACTCGGGCCCAATAGTGGCGGGGATTGTGGGGCTGAAAGTACCCCGGTACTGCCTGTTTGGGGATACGGTGAACACGGCCTCACGCATGGAGAGCAGCGGCGACACAGACCGCATCCAGGTATCGGGCTATACAGCGCAAAAGTTAAAAAAGATAGGCTACGCTCTTTCATATCGTGGGAAGGTGGCTGTTAAG GGCAAAGGAGACATGGAAACATTCTGGCTGGAGGGAGCACCGAGCAAACAGAAGTAG